From one Lycium barbarum isolate Lr01 chromosome 6, ASM1917538v2, whole genome shotgun sequence genomic stretch:
- the LOC132644684 gene encoding GDSL esterase/lipase At5g45910-like, producing MDQRGINDYKQAFLHGKSISEASHLVPEVVETIKNSVERLITEAEAKTVMVSGILPMGCFPGFRSMFPEGDAMGKNRCHKGLNLFSKLHNDHLSQAIMELRLKYPEVDIIYVDYYKAFMAVLKNHTFLGFKTKTLMKACCGSSNGPFNFDVQKKCGEEGAATCSDRVSYIHWDGFRLTPEALENLIDTLFSKKGFVFPEFKFGEETTAAVTRHHSRIHARVTDMSSVIRHLLFV from the coding sequence ATGGATCAACGTGGAATCAACGACTACAAACAGGCCTTCTTACATGGAAAATCAATTTCAGAGGCATCCCATCTTGTGCCTGAAGTGGTGGAGACCATTAAGAATTCAGTTGAAAGACTCATCACGGAAGCTGAAGCCAAAACTGTTATGGTTTCTGGAATTCTGCCTATGGGATGTTTTCCGGGTTTTAGGAGTATGTTTCCCGAAGGTGATGCAATGGGCAAAAACAGATGTCACAAGGGATTGAATCTGTTCTCGAAGCTTCACAATGATCACCTTTCTCAAGCAATTATGGAGCTGCGTTTGAAATACCCTGAAGTTGACATCATATACGTGGATTACTACAAAGCATTCATGGCTGTTCTTAAGAACCACACCTTTCTGGGATTCAAGACAAAGACTTTGATGAAGGCATGTTGTGGCAGTAGCAATGGTCCATTCAACTTTGATGTACAGAAAAAGTGTGGAGAGGAAGGAGCTGCTACGTGTTCTGATAGGGTTTCGTATATACATTGGGATGGATTTCGACTAACTCCCGAGGCTTTGGAGAACCTGATCGATACGCTGTTCAGCAAAAAAGGATTCGTATTTCCAGAATTCAAGTTTGGAGAAGAAACAACAGCAGCAGTAACAAGGCATCATTCCAGGATTCATGCACGAGTTACAGACATGTCTTCTGTTATTAGGCATTTACTCTTTGTCTAA
- the LOC132599056 gene encoding serine/threonine-protein kinase SRK2E: MDVPIMHDSDRYELVKDIGAGNFGVARLMRDRQTNELVAVKYIERGEKIDENVKREIINHRSLRHPNIVRFKEVILTPTHLAIVMEYASGGELFERICNAGRFSEDEARFFFQQLISGVSYCHAMQVCHRDLKLENTLLDGSPAPRLKICDFGYSKSSVLHSQPKSTVGTPAYIAPEVLLKKEYDGKIADVWSCGVTLYVMLVGAYPFEDPEEPKNFRKTIQRILNVQYSIPDYVHISPECRHLISRIFVADPAKRISIPEIKNHEWFLRNLPADLMDNTTNNQFEEPDQRTQSNDEIMQIITDATIPAAGTNSLNHYLTGSLDIDYDMEEDLESDPDLDIDSSGEIVYAM; this comes from the exons ATGGACGTGCCGATCATGCATGATAGTGATAGATATGAGCTTGTCAAGGATATTGGTGCTGGTAATTTTGGTGTTGCAAGGCTTATGAGGGATAGGCAAACTAATGAGCTTGTTGCTGTCAAGTATATCGAGAGAGGTGAGAAG ATTGATGAAAATGTTAAGAGAGAAATCATCAACCATAGATCATTGAGGCACCCTAACATAGTCAGATTCAAAGAG GTCATTTTGACACCAACTCATTTGGCTATTGTGATGGAATATGCATCTGGAGGAGAGCTGTTTGAGCGCATATGCAATGCTGGCCGTTTCAGCGAGGATGAG GCACGGTTTTTCTTCCAACAACTCATATCAGGGGTCAGCTATTGTCATGCTATG CAAGTATGCCACAGAGACTTGAAATTAGAGAATACACTACTGGATGGAAGCCCTGCACCAAGGCTAAAGATTTGTGATTTTGGATATTCTAAG TCCTCGGTGTTGCATTCACAACCAAAGTCAACTGTTGGTACACCTGCATATATTGCTCCAGAAGTGTTATTGAAGAAAGAATATGACGGGAAG ATTGCAGATGTCTGGTCTTGTGGAGTGACTTTGTATGTCATGCTGGTGGGAGCATACCCTTTTGAAGACCCAGAGGAGCCTAAAAATTTTCGGAAGACAATACAG CGAATCTTGAACGTACAGTATTCAATTCCTGATTATGTACATATCTCTCCAGAATGTCGTCATCTAATATCAAGGATTTTTGTTGCTGATCCTGCAAAG AGGATATCGATCCCTGAGATAAAGAACCATGAGTGGTTTTTGAGGAACCTTCCTGCAGATCTGATGGATAATACTACAAACAACCAGTTTGAGGAGCCAGATCAACGTACGCAGAGCAATGATGAAATCATGCAAATAATAACTGATGCCACCATTCCTGCTGCTGGGACCAACAGTCTTAATCATTACCTCACTGGAAGCTTGGACATTGATTATGACATGGAAGAAGACTTGGAGAGTGATCCTGACCTTGATATCGATAGCAGCGGAGAGATTGTCTATGCAATGTAA